The following are encoded in a window of Mustela nigripes isolate SB6536 chromosome 1, MUSNIG.SB6536, whole genome shotgun sequence genomic DNA:
- the JCHAIN gene encoding immunoglobulin J chain → MRSPLFFCGVLAIFVKAVLVTAQDGDGMTVLADNKCQCVRITSRIIPSPEDPNEDIIERNIRIIVPLNNRENISDPTSPVRTNFVYHLSDLCKKCDPVEVELDNQIVIASQSNLCDEDSETCYTYDRNKCYTNWVPFTYGGQTKMVQTALTPDSCYPD, encoded by the exons ATGAGGAgccctttgtttttctgtggAGTCCTAGCCATTTTTGTTAAGGCTGTTCTGGTAACAG CCCAAGACGGAGATGGAATGACTGTTCTTGCTGACAACAAATGTCAGTGTGTCCGGATCACTTCCAGGATCATCCCTTCTCCCGAAGACCCTAATGAAGACATTATAGAGAGAAACATCAGAATTAT tgttCCTCTAAACAACCGGGAGAATATCTCTGATCCCACCTCACCAGTGAGAACCAATTTTGTGTACCATTTGTCTGACCT CTGTAAAAAATGTGATCCTGTAGAAGTGGAGCTGGACAATCAAATAGTTATTGCCTCCCAGAGCAATCTCTGTGACGAAGACAGTGAGACCTGCTACACGTACGACAGAAACAAGTGCTACACGAATTGGGTCCCTTTTACGTATGGCGGTCAGACCAAAATGGTGCAAACAGCCTTGACCCCGGATTCCTGCTACCCCGACTAA